The region AAAGACTTCAGACTAgcaacattaaaaatgtgttcctCATGAATGGttgaaaacagatttaaatttcttgatttttgctttctttttgaaCACAACACTGCCCCCTCCAGTACAAATCAGGACAGTGAAATTGTACTGACATCAGAGGAAatgttgtaaaagaaaatgcttAATATGTTGATGATAACAACTGTACTATGCTGTTTCTGCAGATATAGTAGACATGTGGTTCACCAGAGGGCCtgattatattcctgtttttttagcTGTTGTAACAACAAAATTTCCcccaatgggggatcaataCACTttgatcttatcttatcttatatatCCATACCAAAAGATTGAATGACTATGTAACATACAGTAACTTAAAATCCTCATTCAAATTCTTTACAACTTTTGAGTAGagatatgtcagccctgtgattgacatgGCGATAAACTGGATGGAaaaaatggattgatggatggatggatgggtggttaaaaaaatgaggAAAATTCTGATCCGAGCTGGTGACTggataaaagggaaaaaaaaatatgtgaaaagagtgtattaaacaaagcaacaaggTAGTTCAtatttgatgacattttttatgtattttgcaCAAGAATGCTTTATTGCCTCAGTTACAAACAGATAAGGTACACTTTAAGGTTGATTCTGTCCCTTAATTGCCTACTGCCTTTATGATTTCTCTTTACCTCGGCAGCTGGATTTTTAAAAGTAATGCATAATTAAGGTTTccccttcatcctcctcatgtgtttatgtgtgcaggACTGCGGCCCTGTGAATCGTCAGGGAGAGCCCATCTCTGTGGAAGAGGATGGTTTCATGAGACTGCTGTCAGCCTCACGGGGGGATGCTGGGATTTACACCTGCCTGGTGGATATAAGCTTAGACGGCAGGAATTACACGGCGGCACGCAGCATCAAGCTAACTATTACTGACGGTACGTCCTGTAAGTGTCATCAGGTTGACATGGGGGGGACTGCAGAATGAATGGTAGGGTAAACACtgctaaaaatgtaaatcactacttgtactataccatatactatcaTGCAGGACTACTGACAAcacatcattttacattttttcatcatttaaatgaccagttatttttttaaatcaatggaGCTCTCTAGATCAAAACCTTGAATGCCATTATCTGCAAGCCAGCTTAACCTCATAGTTAACTTGGCTTTCCCTCTTCGTACAGTGTCAGCAGTGTTACGGttcggtgtgtaaaacaagggaggtggacccaagtgcagaataaactaataaaactatttatttaaacaaaaaggaaaaaactaaaGCTATctatcaaaatgtccaaactgagaaaatccaaaaattgacaagcactgagaaacactaggaaacactgacactccAACATACGACAAACAACACTGGTAACtcacaacaatgaactgacacggaagggcagaaacacagagactaaatagacatggggtaatcagacacaggtgagactaacaagacacaggtgaggacaatcagggcaatcacacagaggcaggaatacaataaacactgaggacaactacaacctaaatcatgaaacactaaagacacacagaaagtaagactctaacaaaacacaccagaacacagagatacacaaggataataaatgacaaaataaaacagaaaacactgaagacaaaactaggaaacacacaagggaaaaaccagcaacactagggaacattaacacacaagggaaacaagcaacactgggctaaaacagggaaactcaaatacaaaaccaaatcatgacaagctgattgtataatgtgtgtgatgAGTATTGTATTAATGTATGTTATACTGAGTATACGGTTTCTTTTTTGAATTGTAGGAACAGTTACTCCAGAGGCCAAGGTTGTGACCCCTCAACAGGAAGTGGTCATAGTTGAAGTGGGCAAGTATCACAAACTCTGACCACTGTCATAgtaacacatacatgcacacatacatacacacaccacgcacatgtacacacacactgtatgtctGTCAGGTATgagattacatttacattaagtGTCAcctagttttttttatgtagtagCCTATACAGAAGGTTGCATGATATTTGTTTCTGATTTGTGTGTTAAAGAGTTTTCATGTGATTGTGATTCATTTGTAAAAGAACTATGCTATGTAGActcacagctgttttttttttgtacacttcTGTGATGAACAGGAGGAAAAGCTGAGCTGAAGTGTTTGGCTTACATCGGCTTCAGAGAGGACATTGAGGATGACATTTACTGGACTGTTGGCGGGACCTTCGTTGAGGATAATGAGGGATTCCAAGAGTCCTGGAAATAGTGAGTCTCTGCTTGTTAGTTCTTTGAGCCAACACTCGAGCATTTGTGTCAACACTTGtgaaaaatgactgaaagaGCACATTAGGCTGAAAGCCAATAAACAACATTTGTCAGCCAATTAATCACTATTGCTCTACAGCCAATCTTATTCCAAATAAAAGTGGGGATCTGACAGACCGCTTTTGGTACCATTGACAGCTTCTTTCAAATAtcttcaaacagaaaaaaaaaaaacatttctgtctctttttgcttcatttacaaaacaaaagcatgagGACCAAATCAATGCCATTTCCCTTGTCTGCCTGTTTTTTAAAGGGACAAACTGATTCATGACTGATCTGTTCTGTCACTTTCAGTTCGCATGTCAGTGGCCGTGTGTACGGTATGTCCACTCTGATTATCTCCAAGGTCCACCGTCGATTCTTGAACGTCCCCATCGGCTGCCATGTTATGACCCTAAATGGAGTGAAAGTCGGCTTTGTGCATCTTCAAGAAGGTAACTTAACCAGCAATTTTCAGAAATGCTCAGGAGGCTTCAGTGGATGAAATCCAACAAGTTTACAGGCTTGTTGAAAGTGCTTTCATGAtaacattttaagatttatatCAGGAAACACTAGAAGAGACAGTGCccttaaaaaagtagaaaaaggtGAAGAAGGTGTAACCCAGGTTGAGAAAATGTAACTCCGTGCCCTGTTTGCTGCTCTCAGAACGGagaaataaacagtttttagGATGTTCAACCATTAACAACATGGATCTTTATCCAGAATAATCCATTGCTTTATACGTGCAGTGGTTCACAAACTCTTTCTGCCGGGacatatgaaaacattttcaatagtATTTTatactattttatttattgtaatatttGAGTCATGTTGTCGGCTCTTGTGTTGCTTGgctttttatgttgtttgggTTAATCATTCTAGTTATTATGTAGTTGCTCGATTTTCTTCTTgattttgcttgttttaataggtgctgtataaataaagtgaaatatgGTCCCAACacttgaaaaatgtttgaagacGTTAATGTTGAGTTCATTTCAAAGCATGAAAGGCTGTATTGTTTGAAATATGATGCACAAAAGAACTGCTAGTTTCCTGGAAACGCATCACGCATCACTCCTTCCTAGAGTGCTTGAATACAGTTTAGTTATATGAGACACCAAACAGCAGATATGGAAGTATAaactactcctcctcctccctgcagcgGACCGCAGCGCCCTCTACACCAGCTTGGCTCTCTGCATCCTCGTCCCGCTAACCGTTCTGATCCTGGCGACTGCCCTCATCTTCTTTAGAATCGATCTGGTGCTGGCTTACAGGAAACTGTCGAGAGGTTTCGCAAAACAACAAGGTGAATGTCTATGTGCTTTTTCTGCTGAATCATCTCAGTGGAAACTGCCTGGAACTCTAATGTTTACTTAATTTCACATCAAGGAAACTACCAGTTTGACCTTAGGAAACAGTGAGCTGGttgacatacagaaaaaaacaagtaatatGTAAGCATAATGAAATAGATGCAAACAAAGGCCCAATGGAAggaataaaagattaaaaccGCAGACTTGGATGTTTAAGAGACGAGATACGCACTCATGTTGATACATAACTTGGCTAAGCTTGGCTAAGATAGATGCTGTTTTCTCCACAGCTCCAGATGGGAAGCTCTATGATGCCTATGTGAGTTTCATGCACCCTGACACTCAGAGTTTGGCAGAGACGGCGAGGTTCGCAATGCAGATCCTGCccgaggagctggaaaacaaacacgGCTTCTCCCTGTACATCAGGGGACGAGACGACTGCCCCGGAGAAGGTCAGGAACAGAGACTCATCTGAATCACATCTCTGAAgctagaattttttttttttcatagactgtataaataatGGACATAGTGTGAATGATGTAATTGATTAGTGTCTGgccttttgaagcccaaagatggCGGTCACAGGATTAGAAATGTTTTGTCAACCGAACTTTCAGTCAGTCTAATATCAGGCAAGGAGGTGGAGTTGAGGTGGGCCTTAAGCTACATCGCAAACAGCTACAAAGTGCCCACTCAGCCATTtcagccacacccctaattatgcaaatctatgaataactcttatatatatataaatactctaataattaataactccttaattaaatcaaaacagatgatttataaaaaaaattattctgATAAAAACACGAGTTGTGGATGCCAAAttagttttttgaaccagactgtgaatttgtttgtttctgctgtaaaaatgggcattttaatatggaGCCTAAttgggattccttggcttttggagccagcctcatgtggacacttgaggaactgcacttttttgcacttctggATTATTTTAATTCCTCAACACTTAAATTTGCCGCTTTGCTCTGACCCAAAATTGGGAGAGCTGTTGTTAAAAACTACACAGTGCCTCTAGTGGAAAAACTCCACAGGACAACAGGTTCACATTAGACCTGAAGGAATATATTACTGATAATATTCAGGTTGTCAATGATATAATTTAATTTCTTCCATAACTGAAATACCAGTTTTAGTATACAGGTGGTTCTGTAAGTTTTGTCAAATTAAATTATGCCCATTTAAGGACAACACtgacttctttgtttttggtcCTTTTGGAGAAAAGGAATATTTTACAGCAACCTATGAAATGTAGCTTAACTGACATTGAACACTgaccaaataaaaaataaaaaatgccactgaaatcaaaacatttgattcCATAAGATCCCAAGAAGTTGCTACCTAAAAGGAGTTTAGGAAATTTGAAATCTAATCTTGTGCATCGGAAAAGTTATTGGTTTTAAAGACAGAACGTGTTTTAGGTAGAAGTCTTAGTAATAAAACACCAGTCATTTCAttattcaaaaaatgtttatccTATTACCTTCATACCAGGCTGCTTTCACTTTGTAGAGATACGTTTACTCCCCCACACTGATgacatatttctttatttgccATCTTTCATCTCTTACAGCGGTGCATGATGCTGTAGCTGCTACACTGAGCCAGTGTCGCAGACTGATACTTATCCTGTCACCTTTGGAGAAATCCTGCAGTGAAGTCAAAACCGAAGAAGTTCCCATATGTGACAACCTGAACCAGCTGTGTTACGAGCACAAAGTCGGCCTTTATGACGCTTTGACTCGGAACAGCCTGCGAGTGATTCTGGTGGAGATCGGTAAGGACAAAATCTGCTGTGACTTAGTAGAAGAGGAATCTGACAGTATTGATGTCGGATGTGGTTTCAAATTTTGATGTCGATTGAAGTTAGGGTTATCTTATTATTATCATGCACCTCCCGGCCTTCTGGTAATAGGAGTTGAGGCAATCTGCAGTTTTAAATACTAAACACTGTCGGGGCGGCTATGGCTCAGCTTCATCATTACCATAAAGACATGCAAGGTATCAATCTTCTTAGCAGTGAATAGTGGGATTTCTCAATAACTACTTTTAGCACTTGATAAATATTTGTCAGTATCTTTTTCTGGTTATAGTTAACGCTCTCCTCTGTTCTATCAGACGGCCCGGTGGATTACAGTCTCCTGCCAGAGTCTCTGCGCTACataaagaggaaacaaggagcTCTGAAGTGGAGGACCACCTCAGCTGGAGTCCATAAACTCAAGAAATTAGACTCTAACAGAAAACTGTGGAAGAATCTGAGGTACCATATGCCGTCAGTGCCTACAGGGAGACTCAAGACTGAAGTGAAAACAGGTCACTTATGCTGaagttttaaagattttttttgtttgttacttCAGGATCTTTGGGCACATTTCCTCGGAAAGATGTTTGGATAAATGGATACCAAATGGGGTTGTTATCTGTACACGTACTGTAATTA is a window of Labrus mixtus chromosome 13, fLabMix1.1, whole genome shotgun sequence DNA encoding:
- the LOC132987538 gene encoding interleukin-1 receptor type 1, with translation MRTMAAAGWVFLLAALLSLGFAHNHSGEAEIYHVSAGRLFMLRCPDADSHTNITWRRGGRHNQSLPTGVEVRDGLLWFLPVQVSHNGSYTCEKRDETGSFRIKVGVSVSSGKCPDPLETISIPQAVSDGLPCKQSEIFGLNSTRSIRWMKDCGPVNRQGEPISVEEDGFMRLLSASRGDAGIYTCLVDISLDGRNYTAARSIKLTITDGTVTPEAKVVTPQQEVVIVEVGKTGGKAELKCLAYIGFREDIEDDIYWTVGGTFVEDNEGFQESWKYSHVSGRVYGMSTLIISKVHRRFLNVPIGCHVMTLNGVKVGFVHLQEADRSALYTSLALCILVPLTVLILATALIFFRIDLVLAYRKLSRGFAKQQAPDGKLYDAYVSFMHPDTQSLAETARFAMQILPEELENKHGFSLYIRGRDDCPGEAVHDAVAATLSQCRRLILILSPLEKSCSEVKTEEVPICDNLNQLCYEHKVGLYDALTRNSLRVILVEIDGPVDYSLLPESLRYIKRKQGALKWRTTSAGVHKLKKLDSNRKLWKNLRYHMPSVPTGRLKTEVKTGHLC